The following proteins are co-located in the Pyrococcus abyssi GE5 genome:
- a CDS encoding SDR family oxidoreductase, translated as MRILITAASRGIGFNIAKELLKKGHEVSIASSNPDNIRKAYEKLKEIGEIHYFKADLKSKDDIKLLIKEAWEAMGAIDALVWNAPNVGCEPCMAHEARYIDWLEAALLHIVAPGYITTLLIQAWLEKKMRGVIIYLSSASVLEPMPPLILADTARAGLVQLAKGISRTYGGKGIRAYTVLLGSFDTPGARENLARIAEERGVTMDEIWEREVIDRTPLKRTGRWSELGALIDFLLSENAEYMLGSTIVFDGAMTRGVNL; from the coding sequence ATGAGAATTCTAATAACGGCAGCCTCAAGAGGGATAGGATTCAACATCGCGAAGGAACTCTTAAAGAAGGGGCATGAGGTTTCTATAGCTTCAAGCAATCCTGATAACATAAGAAAGGCTTATGAAAAGTTGAAGGAAATAGGGGAGATCCACTATTTCAAGGCAGATTTAAAATCAAAGGATGACATAAAGTTACTTATTAAGGAAGCTTGGGAGGCCATGGGGGCTATAGACGCTCTTGTATGGAATGCCCCCAACGTTGGATGCGAACCCTGCATGGCCCATGAAGCTAGGTACATAGATTGGCTTGAGGCGGCCCTCCTCCACATAGTTGCCCCAGGGTACATAACGACCCTTCTAATTCAAGCCTGGTTGGAGAAGAAGATGAGGGGAGTCATAATATACCTTAGTTCAGCCTCCGTTCTTGAGCCGATGCCACCGCTTATACTTGCCGATACAGCAAGGGCTGGGTTAGTTCAGTTGGCCAAAGGAATATCCAGAACTTATGGTGGAAAGGGGATAAGGGCTTATACCGTACTTCTCGGTAGCTTTGATACCCCTGGGGCGAGGGAGAACTTGGCTAGAATAGCTGAGGAAAGGGGAGTAACGATGGATGAAATCTGGGAGAGGGAAGTCATAGATAGAACCCCCTTAAAGAGAACTGGAAGGTGGAGTGAGCTCGGGGCCCTTATAGATTTCCTCCTAAGCGAGAACGCAGAGTACATGCTTGGCTCGACGATAGTATTCGATGGAGCCATGACTAGAGGTGTCAATCTATGA
- the moaC gene encoding cyclic pyranopterin monophosphate synthase MoaC has product MVGRLTHVDEKGVKMVEIGHKDVVFRKAIAKGRIRLRPETIKLIREGKIEKGNVLATAQIAGILAVKKTPELIPLCHPIPLTGVDITFEFGEDYIEATCEVRAYYKTGVEMEALTGVTVALLTIWDMVKAVEKDEHGQYPYTRIEDVRVVEKIKTYSTQ; this is encoded by the coding sequence GTGGTGGGAAGATTAACCCATGTCGATGAGAAGGGCGTTAAGATGGTGGAAATAGGACACAAAGATGTTGTCTTTAGGAAGGCAATAGCGAAGGGAAGGATAAGACTTAGACCCGAGACGATTAAACTAATACGGGAGGGAAAAATTGAGAAGGGTAACGTTCTTGCCACGGCCCAGATAGCCGGAATTCTAGCTGTAAAAAAGACGCCCGAGCTTATTCCCCTTTGTCATCCTATACCCTTGACTGGAGTTGACATAACTTTCGAATTTGGGGAAGATTATATAGAGGCAACTTGTGAAGTGAGGGCCTACTACAAAACTGGAGTTGAGATGGAGGCCCTAACAGGAGTTACAGTGGCACTCCTAACGATTTGGGATATGGTTAAGGCCGTTGAAAAGGATGAGCATGGACAATACCCTTACACCAGAATAGAGGACGTAAGGGTTGTTGAGAAGATCAAGACTTACAGTACCCAATGA
- the cyaB gene encoding class IV adenylate cyclase has product MYEVELKGYANEEIFEKVRETYRFMRREIHEDIYYQHPCRDFSKTDEALRIRIKRFNGHHEVFLTYKGPKLDKRSKTRLEIEVEIQDTEKYFQLLQNLGFREVLRIVKTREKYYVDKGITITLDEVEGLGKFIEIETLVKEKEEIPRTVEKLEGILRNLGVERFERKSYLELLLEASQKSHHT; this is encoded by the coding sequence ATGTATGAAGTTGAATTGAAAGGTTACGCAAACGAGGAGATATTTGAGAAAGTTAGGGAAACTTATAGGTTCATGAGAAGGGAAATCCACGAGGACATCTACTACCAACATCCGTGCAGGGACTTCTCAAAAACCGATGAAGCTTTGAGAATTAGGATAAAGAGATTCAATGGTCACCACGAGGTCTTTTTAACGTACAAGGGTCCCAAACTGGACAAGAGGTCAAAGACTAGACTTGAAATAGAGGTTGAGATACAAGATACCGAAAAATACTTCCAGCTTCTCCAAAACCTTGGCTTCAGGGAAGTTCTTAGAATAGTGAAGACCAGGGAAAAGTACTACGTTGATAAGGGGATTACGATAACCTTAGACGAAGTTGAAGGGCTTGGCAAGTTCATAGAGATAGAAACCCTTGTAAAAGAAAAGGAGGAGATACCGAGAACAGTTGAGAAGTTGGAAGGAATACTCAGGAACCTTGGAGTTGAGAGGTTCGAGAGGAAATCTTACCTTGAGCTTCTCCTAGAAGCATCTCAAAAATCTCACCATACTTGA
- the tiaS gene encoding tRNA(Ile2) 2-agmatinylcytidine synthetase TiaS, protein MLLHIGIDDTDSPNGMCTTYLGALLYRELSRFGEPVDLPRLIRLNPNIPYKTRGNGAVALTFDILDEYVDDVKNIVVEHVEKLAEVDHENTNPGVAFLEGEVPEILRKFSLKALREHVTIDEAEDVAKKSGAEIVKFKLGRGIIGALASIGYPLENYTYELLAYRRLENREKERKVNRDSVFDMDRRFYPFTYDNVDPFKKTILITPHGKDPVLVGIRGIDKGKVMLAYESVIIEEDVKMVQLFKTNQSTDDHLQWKKIKDIRLYDNVIVRGKVASKYWEKGRHVFFEIEDETGKMRVAAFEPTKKFRNYVRKLLPGDEVIVAGGVKEHEGVLTINLEKFYPVKLVPKREYRKPRCPRCGGTMKSKGDYLKCKRCGYKMPKVLIPVEKPRDLEKKIYEVPPDARKHLSRPLVLPGAEDKFLY, encoded by the coding sequence ATGCTCCTTCACATAGGGATAGACGATACAGACTCACCAAACGGTATGTGCACGACTTATTTAGGTGCCTTGCTATATAGGGAGCTCTCAAGGTTTGGCGAGCCCGTGGATTTGCCTAGGTTAATACGTCTAAATCCAAATATACCTTATAAAACGAGAGGAAATGGTGCTGTAGCCTTAACCTTTGACATCCTCGATGAGTACGTTGATGATGTCAAGAATATTGTGGTTGAGCACGTTGAGAAGTTAGCTGAGGTTGATCACGAAAATACTAACCCAGGAGTGGCTTTTCTTGAGGGGGAGGTTCCCGAGATATTAAGGAAATTCTCCCTGAAAGCTTTAAGGGAGCACGTTACGATAGATGAAGCTGAAGATGTGGCTAAGAAATCTGGAGCTGAAATAGTGAAATTTAAGCTTGGGAGGGGCATAATAGGGGCTTTAGCCTCCATAGGGTACCCGTTGGAAAACTACACCTACGAATTGCTCGCGTACAGGAGGTTGGAGAATAGGGAGAAGGAAAGGAAGGTTAACAGGGATTCGGTTTTTGATATGGATAGGAGGTTTTACCCGTTCACCTACGATAACGTTGATCCCTTCAAGAAAACGATCTTGATAACTCCTCATGGAAAGGACCCAGTCCTGGTTGGGATTAGGGGGATCGACAAGGGCAAGGTTATGCTGGCTTACGAGAGCGTGATAATTGAAGAAGATGTTAAGATGGTTCAGTTGTTCAAGACCAATCAAAGCACCGACGATCATCTACAATGGAAGAAAATTAAGGACATACGCCTTTACGATAACGTAATAGTCAGAGGTAAAGTAGCATCAAAGTACTGGGAAAAGGGTAGGCACGTGTTCTTTGAGATAGAGGATGAAACTGGGAAAATGAGGGTGGCAGCATTTGAGCCAACGAAGAAGTTTAGGAACTACGTTAGGAAGCTACTCCCTGGGGATGAGGTTATAGTTGCAGGTGGCGTCAAGGAGCATGAAGGTGTTCTAACTATAAACCTCGAGAAGTTTTACCCTGTGAAACTGGTTCCCAAGAGAGAGTACAGGAAGCCAAGATGTCCGAGGTGTGGTGGAACTATGAAGAGCAAGGGAGACTACTTAAAGTGTAAGAGGTGCGGTTATAAAATGCCCAAGGTGCTAATCCCAGTGGAAAAGCCAAGGGATTTGGAAAAGAAAATCTATGAGGTTCCTCCAGATGCAAGGAAGCACTTATCTAGGCCCTTAGTCTTACCGGGAGCCGAAGATAAGTTCCTCTACTGA
- a CDS encoding MATE family efflux transporter, with protein MSDIRKKLWTLAWPAIMGNISQTLLNLVDTMIVGHVSSVALGAVGLGGQVSWFMFPIMMAISTGTLALVARRVGEKNFEEASRIAEQSMYIAFIIGIPVMLFGLFLGDEVLKIMGAKGEVLEIAYAYLRVLFLFYPIRFMGFAFFSALRGAGDTKTPMKLNILMNVINAVLDYLLVFGKFGFPRLGPVGAAWASGIGITIAFLVGMYLFITNKLILKPVLDLSLRFDIIEKILRIGTPTMLERGLFSFYNFLYVSIVARFGKIALSAHYIGLRIESIAYMPAFGFSIATSALVGQNLGAKKPEEAERTVKEALKMTTMFMSAMAFVLMVFPGYLTEPFLSHNDPNYQAVKSLAVIYLIIVGISEIPLGMTFVLSGALRGAGDTKSPLYVTSVSKLLFRILPAYLLGFGFEIPELSIGPFTFPGFKFPGMGVIAAWIGMSLETFVTAGLFWLVFKRGKWKKIKI; from the coding sequence ATGAGTGACATTAGGAAGAAACTATGGACATTGGCTTGGCCCGCGATAATGGGAAACATAAGTCAAACCCTTCTCAACCTAGTTGACACCATGATAGTTGGTCATGTAAGTAGCGTGGCCCTCGGAGCCGTCGGTCTCGGTGGTCAAGTTAGCTGGTTCATGTTCCCGATAATGATGGCGATCTCAACTGGAACCCTAGCATTAGTAGCCAGGAGGGTTGGGGAAAAGAATTTTGAAGAGGCCTCCAGGATTGCCGAACAGAGCATGTACATTGCCTTTATAATTGGAATTCCCGTTATGCTCTTCGGCCTGTTCCTGGGTGACGAAGTGTTAAAGATAATGGGAGCCAAGGGGGAGGTTCTTGAAATAGCGTACGCTTACCTTAGGGTACTATTCCTGTTCTATCCGATAAGGTTCATGGGGTTTGCATTCTTCTCTGCTTTGAGGGGAGCTGGTGACACCAAAACACCCATGAAGTTAAACATACTGATGAACGTGATAAATGCAGTACTGGATTATCTCCTCGTTTTCGGAAAGTTTGGATTCCCGAGGTTAGGGCCGGTTGGAGCGGCTTGGGCCTCTGGAATAGGTATAACCATAGCGTTCCTCGTTGGAATGTATCTGTTCATAACTAACAAGCTGATTCTAAAGCCCGTTCTTGACTTGAGCTTGAGGTTTGACATAATAGAGAAAATACTAAGGATAGGGACGCCTACAATGCTTGAAAGGGGGCTTTTTAGCTTTTATAACTTCCTCTACGTTAGCATAGTTGCAAGATTCGGAAAGATCGCCCTTTCCGCTCACTACATAGGCCTTAGGATAGAGAGCATAGCGTACATGCCCGCCTTTGGGTTCAGCATAGCCACATCAGCACTTGTCGGTCAGAACCTTGGAGCTAAAAAGCCAGAAGAAGCGGAAAGAACCGTTAAAGAGGCCTTAAAGATGACAACGATGTTCATGAGTGCTATGGCCTTCGTCTTGATGGTGTTCCCAGGGTACTTAACTGAGCCCTTCCTCTCTCACAACGACCCGAACTATCAAGCAGTTAAGAGTTTAGCAGTTATTTATTTAATAATAGTTGGGATAAGCGAGATACCCCTTGGCATGACCTTCGTTCTTAGTGGAGCCCTTAGGGGAGCTGGGGACACGAAGAGTCCCCTGTACGTAACCTCGGTTAGCAAGTTGCTGTTCAGAATTCTACCAGCCTATCTCTTGGGATTTGGGTTTGAGATACCTGAGCTAAGTATTGGGCCGTTTACTTTTCCAGGGTTTAAGTTCCCAGGAATGGGGGTAATAGCTGCTTGGATTGGCATGAGCCTAGAAACCTTCGTCACGGCTGGTCTGTTCTGGTTAGTATTTAAGAGGGGTAAGTGGAAGAAGATTAAGATTTAG
- a CDS encoding lysyl aminopeptidase, whose amino-acid sequence MVDWKLMQEIIEAPGVSGYEFLGIRDLVVDLLKEVADEVKVDKLGNVIAHFKGSSPRVMVSAHMDKIGVMVNHIDNNGYLHIVPIGGVLPETLVAQRIRFFTEKGERYGVVGVLPPHLRRGQQDKGGKIDWDQIVVDVGASNKEEAEEMGFKVGTVGEFAPNFTRLSEHRFATPYLDDRICLYAMIEAARQLGEHEADVYIVASVQEEVGLRGARVASYAIDPEIGIAMDVTFAKQPHDKGKIVPELGKGPVMDVGPNINPKLRAFADEVAKKYEIPLQVEPSPRPTGTDANVMQINREGVATAVLSIPIRYMHSQVELADARDVDNTIKLAKALLEELKPMDLTP is encoded by the coding sequence ATGGTTGACTGGAAATTGATGCAGGAAATAATTGAGGCCCCAGGAGTTTCAGGATACGAATTCCTGGGAATTAGGGACTTGGTTGTTGATTTACTAAAAGAGGTCGCCGACGAAGTTAAGGTAGACAAACTCGGGAACGTGATAGCTCACTTTAAGGGCTCATCTCCAAGGGTTATGGTTTCAGCTCACATGGACAAAATCGGAGTCATGGTCAACCACATCGACAACAACGGCTACCTCCACATAGTTCCCATAGGCGGAGTCCTCCCAGAAACTTTAGTGGCACAGAGGATAAGGTTCTTCACAGAAAAAGGTGAAAGGTACGGAGTCGTTGGAGTTCTCCCACCGCACCTCAGGAGAGGCCAACAAGACAAGGGAGGAAAGATAGATTGGGACCAGATAGTGGTCGATGTAGGCGCATCAAACAAGGAAGAAGCCGAAGAGATGGGATTCAAGGTCGGAACCGTTGGAGAGTTCGCTCCAAACTTCACGAGACTTAGCGAACACAGGTTCGCAACCCCCTACCTTGACGACAGAATCTGTTTATACGCAATGATAGAGGCCGCTAGGCAACTCGGGGAGCATGAGGCAGATGTTTACATAGTTGCATCAGTTCAGGAGGAAGTAGGGCTTAGAGGTGCCAGGGTTGCGAGCTATGCTATAGACCCAGAGATAGGAATAGCGATGGATGTAACATTTGCAAAGCAACCCCACGATAAGGGTAAGATAGTTCCAGAGCTCGGAAAAGGCCCAGTTATGGACGTCGGGCCAAACATCAATCCAAAGCTTAGGGCGTTTGCTGATGAGGTTGCGAAGAAGTACGAGATACCCCTACAAGTTGAGCCATCCCCAAGGCCAACTGGAACCGATGCGAACGTCATGCAGATAAACAGGGAGGGCGTTGCTACTGCTGTGCTAAGCATCCCAATAAGGTACATGCACAGCCAAGTCGAGCTTGCGGATGCTAGGGATGTCGACAATACGATAAAGCTTGCTAAGGCCCTATTAGAGGAGCTCAAGCCCATGGACTTAACTCCGTGA
- a CDS encoding pyridoxal-phosphate dependent enzyme: MSFAKLEFFNPFSRSIKDRAVYNMLIKALRSGEIDGTNVLYEATSGNVGISIAALSAVFGLKFRAYIPKPTPKTTELLIKVFGAEVVRTNFDTIDKKFVEFVKLEARRDKALNLNQFENDANFEAHYYGTARELEEQLRSIDKIPEIIIAGIGTSGHIAGISKYFKERYETKIIGVVPAKGETIPGIKRLETRPKWFFKVEVDEVVEVTAREAFEGILKVARSDGLLIGMSSGAVVKAYEKVRPEGTTVLIFPDDGFKYGEIFEMLLGEAQGKISSRTSQLQGS; the protein is encoded by the coding sequence ATGTCTTTTGCCAAACTTGAGTTCTTTAACCCATTCAGCAGGAGCATTAAAGACAGGGCAGTTTATAATATGCTAATTAAAGCCCTAAGAAGTGGGGAAATAGACGGGACTAATGTTCTCTATGAGGCAACTTCTGGAAACGTTGGAATCTCAATTGCAGCTTTATCGGCGGTATTTGGGCTTAAATTCAGGGCATACATACCAAAGCCAACACCGAAAACTACGGAGCTCCTCATAAAGGTGTTTGGAGCGGAAGTCGTAAGAACGAACTTTGATACTATAGATAAAAAATTCGTTGAATTCGTTAAGCTTGAGGCCAGGAGAGATAAGGCGTTAAATCTGAATCAGTTCGAGAACGATGCTAATTTTGAAGCCCACTACTATGGAACAGCTAGAGAGCTTGAGGAACAACTGAGGAGCATAGATAAAATACCGGAAATCATAATAGCTGGAATTGGAACGTCTGGACATATTGCAGGTATTTCTAAGTACTTTAAGGAGAGATACGAGACGAAAATAATTGGAGTTGTTCCAGCTAAGGGCGAAACGATTCCTGGGATAAAAAGGTTAGAGACGAGGCCAAAGTGGTTCTTTAAAGTTGAAGTCGATGAAGTTGTAGAAGTAACGGCCAGAGAGGCTTTTGAAGGGATTCTAAAGGTGGCGAGAAGTGATGGACTTTTGATTGGAATGAGCTCAGGAGCAGTCGTTAAAGCATATGAAAAGGTAAGGCCTGAAGGAACAACTGTGTTGATATTCCCAGACGATGGGTTCAAGTATGGTGAGATTTTTGAGATGCTTCTAGGAGAAGCTCAAGGTAAGATTTCCTCTCGAACCTCTCAACTCCAAGGTTCCTGA
- a CDS encoding archaemetzincin family Zn-dependent metalloprotease, producing the protein MIIIVPIGEVPGDVLAFLQNSLSGFYAKYGIEVRLVGGLSLSKFQHAFDFERRQFLARYFLPVLSYIRKDFNAKAALGVVNVDIYELGLNFIFGLAHPGLRVAIISLYRLYPEFYGNPPDRKLLKERALKEAMHELGHVFGLEHCPNPKCVMHFSNSIIDTDIKSWMYCEKCLRKLEKNLTRSYV; encoded by the coding sequence ATGATAATAATAGTTCCGATTGGCGAAGTCCCTGGGGACGTTTTGGCCTTCCTTCAAAATTCTTTATCCGGTTTTTATGCAAAGTATGGAATTGAGGTTAGGTTAGTGGGCGGACTTTCCCTATCGAAGTTCCAGCATGCGTTCGATTTTGAAAGGAGGCAATTTTTAGCTAGATATTTCCTCCCAGTTTTGTCCTATATAAGGAAGGACTTTAACGCGAAGGCAGCGCTTGGAGTGGTTAACGTTGACATCTATGAACTCGGCCTAAACTTCATCTTCGGATTGGCCCATCCAGGATTGAGAGTTGCCATAATTTCTCTATACAGGCTATACCCAGAATTCTACGGAAATCCACCAGATAGAAAGCTTCTGAAGGAGAGAGCCTTGAAGGAGGCAATGCACGAGCTTGGACACGTCTTTGGGCTCGAACACTGCCCAAATCCAAAGTGCGTCATGCACTTCTCAAACTCAATAATAGACACGGATATAAAGTCGTGGATGTACTGCGAAAAGTGTTTAAGAAAGCTGGAGAAGAACTTAACGAGGAGCTATGTATGA
- a CDS encoding energy-coupling factor ABC transporter ATP-binding protein translates to MNIIEVENVSFKYGNSKAYSLRDVNLNVKKGEFLGIIGPSGSGKSTFCLTLNGLIPHSINGEFEGNVFVDGLNTREHSVAELSTRVGLVFQNPDSQLFNMTVLEEVAFALENLGVEREEMWRRIRWALKLVKLWDKREEFPPNLSGGEKQRLAIASVLVMKPKVLVLDEPTSQLDPLGREEVLSLVRLLNKEEKITIILVEHNTDFLLEHADRIVVFDGGRVVMEGKPEEVFENVEFLERIGIRIPTRVKIGYELKKRGITRRAVLSYEEIIAEIAKQLR, encoded by the coding sequence GTGAACATAATAGAAGTTGAGAACGTCTCATTCAAGTACGGAAACTCAAAGGCTTACTCGCTTCGCGATGTCAACTTAAACGTCAAAAAAGGCGAATTCCTGGGCATTATAGGGCCCAGCGGGAGTGGGAAATCAACTTTCTGCTTAACGCTTAACGGTTTGATTCCCCACTCAATAAACGGCGAGTTTGAGGGCAACGTTTTCGTGGATGGCCTCAATACGAGGGAGCATTCTGTAGCTGAGCTCTCAACTAGGGTTGGTCTCGTTTTCCAGAACCCAGATTCACAGCTTTTTAACATGACCGTGCTAGAGGAAGTGGCGTTTGCCCTGGAAAATCTCGGCGTTGAAAGGGAGGAGATGTGGAGGAGGATTCGCTGGGCATTAAAACTAGTGAAGTTGTGGGATAAAAGGGAAGAGTTTCCACCTAATCTAAGCGGTGGAGAGAAGCAGAGGTTAGCAATAGCTAGCGTTTTAGTCATGAAGCCTAAAGTCTTAGTTCTCGACGAGCCTACTTCTCAACTTGATCCCTTGGGTAGGGAGGAAGTGCTCAGCCTTGTTAGGTTGCTTAACAAGGAGGAGAAGATAACGATAATTTTAGTCGAGCATAACACGGATTTTTTGCTTGAACATGCTGATAGGATTGTTGTTTTTGATGGAGGTAGGGTTGTTATGGAAGGGAAGCCAGAAGAGGTCTTTGAAAACGTTGAATTCCTTGAAAGAATTGGAATTAGAATCCCTACGAGGGTTAAAATAGGATACGAGCTTAAGAAACGTGGAATAACAAGGAGGGCAGTTCTCTCGTATGAGGAGATAATTGCCGAAATCGCAAAGCAGTTAAGGTGA
- a CDS encoding TrkH family potassium uptake protein — translation MPKLRRFINVSEDIFVIRNLSGAILQGIGLAYLIPVLLVWFYPEEIKFVLYFAGPGVASILIGAILSRHIEHVEDVNLRQAMIASAFTWLFASVVSVVPFMSIAKMSFIDSLFETMSAWTGTGLTMMSHLESYPKVILFWRAWMQWLGGIGIVLVALTILIRPGVAAARLYRAEARSERILPNFVNTAKIIVQIYTLLTLVGAYLYYINGMSLFDAFIHSMTGLGTGGMSSHDLSIGYFHSLSIEIITVFLMIMGAVNFTVHYKVFRDKSLRNFFKDIQVKTMFYLLAATIPLMTVSLISYGHFNPIRALRESIFHAVSAITCTGFGIGNLANYPEVDKVFLSLLMVVGGSAGSTAGGIKLIRIALTFESLKWTIQQAILPKGAIIRRKVGEYEFSEDEIQEVLGFTMTYFAFLLFGTIYMMLRLGAKFADALFESASAIGNVGLSVGITSPLLPPDIKVLLITLMWVGRLEIFSTIVFIVGVIMMLPRRTGK, via the coding sequence ATGCCGAAGCTTCGCAGGTTCATAAACGTTTCAGAGGATATATTCGTGATAAGAAATTTAAGCGGTGCTATACTTCAAGGTATAGGGCTTGCATACTTAATCCCAGTACTTCTCGTCTGGTTCTATCCGGAGGAGATAAAGTTCGTTCTGTACTTTGCAGGCCCTGGAGTTGCGAGCATATTAATAGGTGCAATCCTCTCTCGACACATTGAGCACGTAGAGGATGTCAACCTGAGGCAGGCCATGATAGCTTCTGCATTTACCTGGCTTTTCGCTTCAGTTGTTAGTGTAGTTCCCTTCATGTCCATAGCTAAGATGAGCTTCATAGATTCCCTCTTTGAAACGATGAGCGCTTGGACTGGAACCGGGCTTACGATGATGAGCCATCTCGAGAGCTATCCCAAGGTGATCCTGTTCTGGAGGGCATGGATGCAATGGCTAGGTGGAATAGGGATAGTTCTAGTTGCATTAACTATCCTAATAAGACCAGGAGTCGCGGCTGCGAGGCTTTATAGGGCCGAGGCTAGAAGCGAAAGAATACTCCCAAACTTCGTCAATACTGCAAAGATAATAGTTCAGATATACACGTTGCTAACGCTCGTTGGAGCTTACCTCTACTACATAAACGGGATGAGCCTTTTCGATGCATTCATTCACTCAATGACTGGCCTTGGGACGGGTGGTATGAGTAGTCACGACCTCAGCATAGGTTACTTTCACTCCCTCTCTATAGAGATAATAACCGTGTTCTTGATGATAATGGGCGCCGTCAACTTCACGGTTCATTATAAGGTGTTTAGAGATAAATCGCTAAGGAACTTCTTCAAGGATATACAGGTTAAAACAATGTTCTACCTGCTAGCCGCCACGATTCCACTTATGACGGTTTCATTGATATCTTACGGTCACTTCAATCCAATAAGGGCCCTGAGGGAGTCAATATTCCATGCAGTCTCCGCGATAACATGTACTGGATTCGGAATAGGAAACCTCGCCAATTATCCAGAGGTGGACAAGGTATTCTTAAGCCTCCTAATGGTCGTCGGCGGAAGCGCTGGAAGTACGGCTGGGGGCATAAAGTTGATTAGAATAGCGCTGACCTTTGAAAGCTTAAAGTGGACAATACAACAAGCGATACTTCCCAAGGGGGCGATAATAAGGAGGAAGGTTGGGGAGTACGAGTTCTCGGAAGATGAAATCCAGGAAGTTCTCGGATTCACGATGACGTACTTCGCTTTCCTACTCTTCGGAACCATATACATGATGCTCAGGCTTGGAGCGAAATTCGCGGATGCCCTATTTGAGAGCGCATCTGCAATAGGGAACGTTGGGTTAAGCGTCGGGATAACCTCGCCTCTCTTACCTCCGGATATAAAGGTTCTCCTGATAACCTTAATGTGGGTGGGAAGATTGGAGATATTCTCGACGATAGTCTTCATAGTTGGGGTAATCATGATGCTTCCCAGGAGGACTGGGAAGTGA
- a CDS encoding transcriptional regulator — protein MEREEFVEFVERILRRIGFKTLKLNFRGGCFNLVATRSLLLLFIKALANIDKFSEEQAEDLKRLAKLFKASPILVGLRTKNYEMEDGIVYERFGIYAVTPGTLYSMFAEGEPPLIMAERGGFYVRIDGKRLKDLREKHGYSLSELANILGVSRKSLQRYEKGDSMVTLEVALRLEEVFDEALVKPINVLKAKFDEISLSSKPETTLEREVFERLERIGMEVVKVKTAPFNAITTEEEDNIELLTGIDEKKTEKTLRRAELVSQMAEIVGSEGMFVLKRARIEVVNKVPILPTRVLEEVRDADELLEIINELKEAKS, from the coding sequence ATGGAGCGAGAGGAATTCGTTGAGTTCGTCGAGAGGATATTGAGAAGGATAGGGTTTAAGACTTTAAAGTTGAACTTTAGGGGAGGATGTTTTAACTTAGTTGCAACTAGGAGTCTTCTCCTCCTGTTCATAAAAGCTCTCGCTAACATAGATAAGTTTAGCGAGGAGCAGGCCGAAGATTTGAAGAGGCTTGCCAAGCTCTTTAAGGCCTCACCAATCCTAGTCGGGCTTAGAACGAAAAATTATGAAATGGAAGATGGAATCGTTTACGAGAGGTTTGGGATATACGCCGTAACCCCAGGAACATTGTACTCGATGTTTGCGGAAGGAGAGCCTCCCCTCATCATGGCAGAAAGGGGTGGATTTTACGTTAGAATTGATGGCAAAAGACTAAAGGACTTAAGGGAAAAGCACGGATACAGCTTAAGCGAACTAGCAAATATTCTGGGTGTCTCGAGGAAGAGCCTCCAAAGGTACGAGAAAGGAGATTCCATGGTAACCTTGGAAGTTGCCCTAAGGCTTGAAGAGGTATTTGACGAAGCTCTCGTAAAGCCGATAAACGTTCTAAAGGCAAAATTCGATGAGATATCTCTATCATCCAAGCCGGAAACAACACTCGAAAGGGAAGTCTTTGAAAGGCTTGAGAGGATAGGGATGGAAGTCGTTAAGGTCAAGACCGCCCCGTTCAATGCAATAACTACCGAGGAAGAAGACAACATCGAGCTTCTAACGGGTATAGATGAAAAGAAGACGGAAAAAACTCTAAGGAGGGCCGAGCTCGTAAGCCAAATGGCCGAGATAGTTGGTAGCGAGGGCATGTTCGTGTTGAAGAGGGCAAGAATTGAAGTCGTGAACAAGGTTCCAATACTACCCACGAGAGTTCTAGAAGAGGTACGGGATGCCGATGAATTGCTTGAAATAATAAACGAGCTTAAGGAGGCTAAATCTTAA